In Garra rufa chromosome 14, GarRuf1.0, whole genome shotgun sequence, the genomic stretch AGTGAATCCTTACCAGGTTAGTGAAGTAATAGCCGTCCTCTCCACTCATGAGGCGGCTGGGGTTGCAGTAGCGGGTGATGTACTGGATGTTGGAGTGCAATCGGGGCGGATTGGCCTTCAGCACGATATAGACCAGAGTGGGCAGAAAGTCATCTGCTGAGGCGGCGGCTTTCTTGCTGCCCTGGATGGCAGTCATGATGTGTTTACTACACCTGGTGACACACGCCAACTTCGCCTTAGGAACCTTTTTAGAGTCCAAGTCGATCAGgtctattaaagaaaaaaaacattcacatttACATGAGGCATAATTCATCAGCGCATGATCTTTTAACAACAAAATGCTTGATTTCATAAACTATCAAAGCGTAATGGATTTTCTTTGGTTggttttattcataaataatgAATTATGCAAATGTTAATATTTCCTGCACAGCAcaggtgaactattgctttaatggagaagttcacttcctgaacaaaattttatagataatgtactcatccccttgtcatccaagatgttaatttctttctttcttttgtaaagaaattatgtttcttgaggaaaacatttcagattttttttccatatagtttacttctatggtgccctgagtttaaacttccaaagtgcagtttaaatcactgcaaaaaatgtttttcttacttttttttttgtcttgtttccagctaaaatatattaaaaaaaaaaatcttaaatcaataaggattttctagacaagtaaaaatgattttcttgtgttcagaaaaaacaagtcaaaagtgagtttttgcttagaacaagcaaaaatcCACTCAActttaaaaacatgacaataatttttacttattagaatttcttgatttaagaaaatttagatattttggctagaaacaagatgaagaatctaagtaagaaaagcattttttgcagtgatgcagcttcaaagggatctaaatgataccaggtgaggaagaagggtcttatctagtgaaacgattgctaatttttttttataaaattacaattcatatactttctaacctcaaaaaCTCATCTtctcttgctctgcctgaacttcagttcaagacagttagggtacgtcgaaaaactcccatctcattttctccctcaactacaaaatcatcctacatcgctgttttatctttttttgttaagggtgtttgatcttcttcgcATGTTCACTTtccaaacactgggttggtacttccgcagcgatgttggatgattttgtaatgatttttgaagttgagagagAAGATAAGACGGGAGTTTTCCACATACcccaactgtcttgaactggaacttgagtgtttgaggttaaaaagtatataaactgtaattaaaaaagactagataagacccttcttcctcggctgggatcatttacaaccacatttgggatcatttaaactgcattgaagtccacaatatagagagaaatcctgatttgtttactcaaaaaacaatttctttacgactgaagaaagaaagacgtcttggataacaagggggtgagtacattatctgtacattttagttctggaagtgaacttctttcaCATGTGCATGTGTATTAATTATTGTATAGTGTTTTATAAAGCAAGTTTTATCCTAAGCTCGTTGTAAATCTGCTCATCTCAGCAGTAGGTGTATAATATCACACACACGTGTCTGTACCTGTTATGGCTCTCTCCACACTGTCCGATACTTTAGGGATCTGCTCATCTACTGGAACACACAGAATCTCAATGGACACCCAATGCAAAGACCTAAACACACACAAAGCATTAGACTGTTTTTATTCTTCACATTTCAACTCACTTGACTGGACAAAGGCTTTCAGCACACCTGATTCTCTTCTGGATGGCCAAGTCTTTCTTCTCATCGTCTGTGTTGTCAGGGCAGAAGAGCTGCTCATATAGACGGCCCATCACATACCGCTCCACCTCATCCATCACCGTCTCGATCACATCTGGAGACCCtgacacacatttacacacaaccGTCAGAAATGTGGCAAATTATGGGCAATTGGTGGCaaattgtttctagtcaaaataacaaacaattcttAAGTTAGGATCATTGTTGCCAATTCCGTGATTTTTCAGAagaattcactgcaaaaaatgctttacttacttttttgtcttgtttccagccaaaatatctagacgagtaaaaaatattatcttgttttcaaaaaagtcaaaattagtgtgtttttgcttgaaaccagcaaaataatctgctagtGGGGTAAGAAcaattatcttgttttctgtttgaaataagacaaaaaatctaagtaagaaaagcattttttgcagtgttgggcTGCTTTAACACTGTTGCCCCTTATATAGTTAATTCACTAAAtggtataaaataaatgaataaatctctCAGATTTGTTATTTACAAGAAAACAACAAATAATGTAGGTTTGCATGTTTACCTTTTAAGTTGGTCTGTAGGTATTCTGACATGTTTTGATAGAAATCCTGCACAGAGTCCGACAAATCTTCACCACCTACAGCCACCTACAGCGcaatcggaaaaaaaaaaaaacacttagtaGCTCATTTTTAATAACAATTGTTGTGCAAATCGGGTCTAATACAAAAATCTGCTTTTATTGCTTCCAAAGCATGGATTCTGGAATTCTGTTTTTTTCACCTTTTTGTGTGCAATATTTTCAACGAAGGCATGGCACTGTTTAAAAATGTCATATCCAGGTCTCTGGAAGGTCTTCAGGAAGTCGATGAAGTGTTGTGTCACATGGTCACGTTCTGCGCTGGGCTGTCGGCTGAGCGATGTGCTCTGGCTCACCGCCGTCTTTGGAGCTCCTGCATCTGTGTGAGAACAAGAGTGAGATGGTCATGTGCTCAGTGCCACATGACTTAAAGTCCTGGAATTACTGAAATTCTTCTATTTCTGAGGCTAAGCTTAAACAAGACACGAGTCATAGCATTACACCCAGAAAAGACTAAAACTTGCATTTCACTGAATActtttttctgtttctttctaAATAAACTATTCACACCCAGGTCCCATAATTTgccatttttaattgtttaaacaataaacaaacatgtAAATGTTGCAAGTTCAATGCCAGTGACCACAGAAAATAATCATGGTTTGATCACTACCAAATTGGAACATTGTGAGgtgataaatgttaaaataaacacTGTTTTGAAAGCATAGCATAGTCACAAGACTTGTCTGTGTAATGTACAATTTTTCTCTTGTTATGAGCATATAAAACTAGTAAACGCAATAACTTTCATATCAAGTACTTTGAAGTActtgaaagaaagaaagtaagtaAATAAGAAAGAAAACGGCTCACTATATTTGCACTGCAAGTGCATTACTGTAAACATGACCTTCACAGACTGAGGGTTTTTTCAAGTCGACAAGCATAAATTATTGTCTTTTTGAACGATTGTTCTAATTGTTTGTCATTACTGTGACATaaggatatttgtgaccctggaacacaaaaccagtcttaagtcgctggggtatatttgtagcaatagccaaaaatacattgcatgggtcaaaattattgatttttcttttatgccaaaaatcattaggaaattaagtaaagatcatgttccatgaagattttttgtaaaattcctactgtaaatatatcaaaatgtaatttttgattagtaatatgcattgttaagaacttaatttggacaactttaaaggagattttctcagtattttgatatttttgcatcctcagattccagattttcaaatagttgtatctcagccaaatatggtcctatcctaacaaaccatacatcaatagaaagcttatttatcgagctttgatgtatacatctccgttttgaaaatttaaaatttaaccttgttatgactggttttgtggtcaagggtcacatttaggcagggtttctgcaggatttgaaggtgattttaatattttttaaaggccAAATAAAGAAAATGTAAGGTGGAAATTGAATAGAACACAATACATTAATATGatctctaaatgtaaatgttaacaggtttaataactattttcttataacaaaaataactgaacatttaaatacaataaaacaatacatacaaaatttgagcaatagctacatttgctacagaagttattaatctttgttaaaaaaaacacaatttttagttcatgttagctcattAAAAAACACAGTTGCAACTTTTGATTTTACgatttgttattaaatattgaaATTACTTAAGATTAATGAATGTTTAGAAGAATTTTTCATTGGCAGTTTACGTTATGTGTATAGCCTATTAAGTCTAAATATCTAGTATTTGGCACTGTGATGAACACCATAGCAAATACACAACAATATTTATCCTGTTATGAGCATACAAAACTAGTAAACTCAATAACTTTCATATGAAGTACTTTGAaatactgaagaaagaaagaaagaaagaaagaaagaggctCACTATATTTGCATTGCAAGTGCATTACTGTAAACATGACCTTCACAAACTGAGGGATTTATATTTAAAGTGTATATTATTGTCTTTTTGAACAATTATTCTAATTGTTTGTGATTACTGTACAAGGATATTTAGGCAGGCTTTCTGCAGGTTTTGAAGgtaattttaatactttttaaaatcaaataaagaaataaattgaATAGAACACAATACATTAATATGctctctaaatgtaaatgttactttttaaatccaattttaattcattaatttcaATTGTTTCAAACCACTAGAATATGGAAACAGCTTTTATTGCACCTTATGATCAAACTGAGAAGAAGTGATGTTTCTTTTTCAGTTTTGAGGGTTGTTTTTAGTACAAAATGTCTTaggattcttaaatcaagatacatttacttgagaagcaaaataagttgtcttgttttctgagaaattgatcaaaatgaagtgagtttatgattaaaataagaacaaatacTTACCAGTAGGTTTAGAAAAAAATCAACTAAATTTCAAATGGGAAACAAGTTTTCATTCACCACTGAtttgtttgttcttgttttaaccaTAAACTCCATTTAGTtcaatttctcagaaaacaacaCTTCACATTTGCATTTCAAGTAGTGTATTTTGAACTAAAGATGTTTAGATTTttatactggaaaacaagacaataacacTGAAGAAGATCCATTTTTCGCAGCGCATGCAACATTTAGTGCCATGGCCTGTTttggaaaagttactttttaaaggtaatgtattacaatattgagttactttcTAAAAAAGTAACCAATTACGTTACTGGATAAAAACTGGAAAGTAAtacattacgttacttttgcgttactttttaaatctgggcagggcttgcatttgtttttaatataaaaagttatattttggcaaatgtacagtaaaagccctttcacaccaaaagccacAAGCTGGAGGAAaaataaattcacgtctgtacagtagaacacaGAAGAACAAAGTTCAACACTcaacacaaatattagttttatcttgagtaatttttgcttattagtatggttgcattggatcatcaaaggtcaaaAGCAAAGGCACTGGTTAAAGAAATAGGATTgaatacataaaagatatttgtgttatttgacatatttaattattgtcgGTTTGCCTCATATTGTGAGTTGcatttaacagtttttattcattttgatgaaTACTGGGGTTTTTTGTAAGTGAGATGAATTAAcgcatgtttacatttattttagaactaaagtaacatcttacttccgatttctctcaacatggggacaggagagcttttaatcaataaatgggggaaagtaACTGCCACTACCTACAGTGccctgcaaaagtattcatacatttttttcacattttgttttgttgcagcattatgttaaactgctttaaattagtttttccccacatcaatttacactccatacatcataataatgacaaagcaaaaaccagatttgctaattttacaaatttattaaaaataaaacactgaaataagtacattgcataagtattcatacccttaactcctagttgttccagtcgtcttccattatggagaatgcttctgtcaaccttcaatgcagcagatttgtttctgaactcttctctagatcatcgccttaatgcaagtctgtcactgagctctacaggcagttatcttggtttttgctctgatctgcattttcagctgttagaccttttctgagaggtgtgtgtctttctaaatcagactcattcaaatgaatttgccgcAGTTTAACTCcgctccaagtgtaggaacatctagaagcaatatgatgctcctgagataaatttccagtgtcccagaaaagggtatgaatacttgtgcaaAGGGATCTTTTcagatttttatttgtaataaatttgcaaagttgttacaaacctgttttgtgctttgtcattatggtgtatgagatgtagattgatgtggaaaaaaagtaatttaaagcagtttaacataaggcagcaacaaaacGAAACATACCAaaaaaaggagtatgaatactttcgcaaggcactgtgttTGGAAAAGTAACTCTGATATTTTCTCACCTGGCCATGACTAGATGAATTTAAGACCTTTGTAAAAGCTGCAGAAAGTGTTAGGGATTGCACTCATGACTACTTTAGAGCTAAACTTTCCcagaaaaaaacatcacaattaaaaagtaattgaaTTTTAAAAGATTCAATGTCCAGGTTTCTAAAGCCATAAGAAACTCATGGTCGTACCTCTACTTGCAAGTGTTTTGGGAGCAGAAGTAAAAAGCCTCTTCACCATGGGCACGCTCTGTGTTTTGGAGGATGCTGTTTGTGAACGCGCCTCCTCACGGCTGCTGGCGTACGCCGCTTCCTCCTCTCTCTGTAACCTGACAGACACACAGCACTACAGCAGCTGACCACAGGACAGTCAAATAATGCAGAGGACGAAGCATCATTCATCTTTCAGTCTCTCACCTCTCGGCCAGTGCCCTGTCGTCCTCTATCTGCTTGGTTCTGGTGCACTGGTTCTCTTCTCGCCAGCATTTGGAGCAGAGGCCCTGCCAGACGGCGTTACCGTAGAAACCGCATCCTCTCTTGCACATCAGGTCAGACTGCTGGACGCTGATGCCCCTGCGCGCCACCTGAGAGTTCATCCTTCACTGAAACACACCGGCTTATATCAATTACCTGACAAAAAACAGATTCCAGCTGATTAATCATGACAAGCTGCATTATAGATATTCAGCAGATACACAGACCCACATTTAAACAGACAGATCTGTCAATGATCCAGAGGATGCTGCCATTTAAACAATTCAGTGACACTTTAATTTTTATGATTGTTGTTATTACTATGCTTTGAAACAGACTGTTCCTGTAAGTCAAGTCCTATTAGTTACATAAACACAAGTCTCACGTTCAGAGTATCACGGTATATTATTACTATAATATCATCTCCATAGCATGAAAAAAAAGACCGCGTCTCCAGAAAACTGTCGTGTACTTAGAGTGAAATAAATAAAGCTGAATTAACAGAAATGTCAAGCGTAATTGTCCATGTTAAACTAATAAGTTCCTAAACAAGACCTTCAAAGTGCTAATAATGATAACAGTGTTCTGTCTTACGTGTCAAACTCGTCGTACAGATGTCAATACTGAAAACAGCTTTGGATAGATATATTTTACACTCCGCAAAGAGCTTAAAAGATCACGAATAACCAGTTTCCGCTCGTCATTGATGTTTTGATCAAATTTATTTGTGTTGTTGACGGAAATCCTCTTAACACCGGAAGAGATGTCAGCGTATGCGGCGATTTCCTGCGTGTCagtcgtcaaaataaaagtcatctATGGGtaaataacacatttttcaaaactACAAGCAAACACTGCATTACCatggtcaaaaaataaataaaataataataataataataataataataataataatattaataataataataataataaagaaaaaaacaatgtgaCTTTCACATCTAGCTTCAGTGACACCTGAACCATTTTAATTCTCTGTTCTTTCATTTTaattctcttttcttttcttttttattctcttTTTATCAAAAGTCTATCGAAAGTAGCCATTCTTTCCATTGAGACTACACAAAGCCTTAAATTAAACACTGAGAACATTGTGGATGAATTTGCCAAAACacttaaattaaatgaattacaACTAAAATGTGAGTAgtgagtattttttttactttcttcctgccttttttgtgtgtgttttgggcTGCTGTGCCAAGAGTGTGTTTGCATtaagtaatttaataaatatgGTAGCATTTTTGTACCATAATAtgtttagaataaagtcaaaattatgagattaaaattaataaaattaattgagAAAATTCcacctaaaaacaaacaaacaaaccaaaaaaaaaaaaaaaggtctgtgGTGGTTAACTAACTGATTTatgaaaataattgtaaaaatgctGGCAAATATATTGTTGCCGTTTATGAGGTTATGTTACGGCTTATGCTatttacaagctgttttattgacCATTTTCAAACACTGATTGATTAATTACATGAGacctttgttttattaaatttttccTGTTTATTTAATGCTGTAATTTGTAGAAAAGAGAAAATGATTGATTCACATGCTGCTTGAACTGAAGCAAATACAGTGATCTCAGGCCACACTTAAGAGGAGAAAACACCTTTATTGTTTGCATTTCAtgataaaattgacagaatttaaaaGCTACTCTTTGTGTTATATTTGAAGTAAGCCTGTGAACAGTCATGTAATGTGATTTAtctcagaaaaaaacaataagaaGCATTGGAGCCCACATTAAGCTATAGGCTAATGTTTTGGGGGCCGTACAAATGTTTTTGCATATGGGCCCAGGGCCAACTTGCTACACTACTGATTTCCATATCATTAAACAGGCCTTTCATTGGCCTACAGTCCACAGCAGTCCAGTTCATGgaagatttatttgtttttatattcgCTCTAATATATTTTCAGTTTCTGTAAACATGCACTGAAGTGTTTGGATGCTGCATCACATCTTGCTGGATTTTTTTAGGAGTTTAAATCAAAACAACACAATCATTCAGTTTCAGCTCTGAGTTTATTGCATTTCACTGAATATCttgatttaatgtattttaaactcTTTGCTCATTTATTTTCCTCATTACTTTGAATATGCATTGGATTTGTACCTACTAATAAATATGGTCTATAGCAGGTGTTAACAGTGATGAACAAGCTTTTTTTGCCATTTATGCatactgtagttttttttaacactCTTTACTCTCCAAACTTTCAACTAAGGGATGTTTAAAATTAAGATCTAAACAAAGGATAAAATAAacagtttatgtatttattatttgaatgttttcaaaaatgtcaatgttgtttgttttcaaaaatgttttcaatgttCAATTATCGAAAATGTCCGTAAGATGGTGTATTACTGCAACACAGCTATTTATATATCGCCAAGTTATTGGGTGACTGGCGTGCTACAAATAATAAACAGACATATACGaaactaaacaaaacattaaatatttttttcaagccATCAGTAAAACAGCTTGTGACTAGTCATGCCAAgtgatttacctcagaaaagacaacaataatgAGCGTTGGAGCCCACCTTAACCTATAACGATTGGGGGGAAATGTTTTTGCATATGGGCCCGGGGCATGGAGGCAGTATGTACTCTGACTGTTATTATTAGAGCcgcatatacatatacataacaTGTTTTTGTCATAAATCATtttaaggggtcatcggatgcaaaactcacttttacatgttgtttgaacattaatgtgtgttggcagtttgtgtacacaaccaccctacaatgataaaaatccactcagtgatattttttaatctttaaaagtaatatcccctttttcaaatcaggtcattctcagcttcttgtgggtgtgacgacacacagacagaggcccctcccaccatagttgattgacatgagcgccttaccttagccccgccctcaccgagctgaaacagtccgactctgatcgccattgtgtgactcaggtgcagaggaagactctaattgagcgattgaagtGTTCGGTTGATGGATGTAaagaacatagcagtagtcatttactcctgacatctgagccgctgaagatgcagagcattaacgttactttcatttttaaaaggaaagagctgatcccgatctacatatgcctctatgttcgtgcgaattgttcctgatgcagcttcacccacagcagaagtgagtagaagggtttttttatgcatctttgtaaacagcttttcttaataatgtgcttgttggcaagtttcgccgctaaatgcagctaaataaacatatcataatcccacatcagagaggggcggggcgagcagagctcattagcatttaaagggaccatgcaataaaatgagttaatttttttgcagagctgattttgacaaggtaaaagggtgtgttgagaatttttaaccaaagtatattattgacttttcattaagaccctaaagaatcatatgaacttgtggaaaatgggcatccgatgacccctttaagatgcaGTCAGGTTTGTATATGTTCATATACAAACTTTAAATGGCTCACAGGGCAGATGGAGATGACGTCCTATGAAACTATGAAAAgcaaatatatatacaaaacTGTAATAATAGTGAATTAGTGGTCTTTAAAATCTAGCAATGTGTGTTTTCTTAAGAAATTCATGCTTGTATAAAAAGCACACAAACATCTGTAAACAACGTGAATAAAGTTGAACTTTAATTGCAACAATCACAGGTTATTTTCAACagaataaaacaaacacaaattttTATTTGCAACTTAGTGGTTCATTCATGATAACGGGACACTTggctttcagttttatttattacagATTGAGAAAATCTGTTTGCTTCAAACAGCCTAAAAGTATCACAATGACAGacaatacattttgttttgttcagaGGCAACTTGTGTTTTAAGTcttatagaaaaaaaatatggaaTAGCCAGAATAAGGCTAGAACACCCTACACAACTTTTCTTCAGGTTTGATCATTTAACAGTACTTTTACATTTCacaaaaaatcacattttgagcAATATTTAGAACATGCATTGTTTTCGTTTGCCATGCATTGCATGTAAGCAATAAGGTGCACATCtttgaatttatgaatttattatGTTCAAATTGACTTAAAAGGTAATGTGTATTAGTCATTTTATGTGTATTGCTCAGTTTTTCTGTAAACACTGATAAGTGTATGATGCAAAGTATAAGTCATGTAGTATATTCCAGCCTTAACACACCACAAAACCTCACGAGGAACAGAACATTACCTGAAACAACCATTTATTATTAGGTGTATCATTCAGGACAACACACCACCAATGATGGAGGCAACAACGATTCCAAGCAGCACACAACAGATAATAACTATAATTTTCTTCTGTATTTGGTCAAGTTTAAGAAAAAATCAAATTAGATTAAAgataaaaatgaagaaaaaattcCAGGCAGCATGAAAAGTAGAAAAGAAGAGATGCTGTAATGAGTCTTACCCAGGCAGAAATGGTTAAATATTCATGGAGAGCAGTTTGAGATTGCCATAACATATTATGAATGAATTTACAAAACGCATATACTGCTGTAATCTGTTTGGTTAATGTATGTGTTGTCTGTTGATAGAGGTTAAGTTCTAAGAGTAAACAACAATTAGCTCAGCACTGCTCTCCACAAAGGCATCATGTTGAACGTCAGGAGTGTAGCGAATGCATAACACTGTTTACAAACATGCCACAATGCCTATAGAAAGTATTCACCCTCAATAGTATGGAGCCTTAAAATATAACTGGTGCAAGAAATGGATTCCATATCAGTGACATAATTATCTCATTTGTGTGTAATCAAGGCCTAGCCACTGATCGCAGTGTAGATTCACCTGAACCTGGACGGTTCAGCATTGAAGCAGAACTTACACCATGAGGAAAATTAATACTGCAAAAGACTGCTGATCTTCCCCTGATATACATATGTGAATTTTAAGATGCTGAGAAGTGAAAAATCAGACAACAATAGTTTTAAAACCATGTCAGTCTTTTTTATCAAAAAGCATTTGTGTCTGGAATGAAGGTAGGATATAGACCGTAACAGAATTtcattccccttcagtcgtttactatgacgttacatatgggaactcgctagaGAGACCTATCACCTCTGAGCTAAAGAGAAAAGGCCAATGGGAATTGGCGAGTGAGATTTGCATGcacagccactcccccgtacatacgggtatataagacgGCGGCGTGCACTCACTCATTCAGACTTTTGCTTCGGAGCCTCGCTTGACGAGCTTTCATTGAGAAAATCTAAAAGCACTACTACTACCTCTCTGCTCTTCGAGCTGTTGCTGCCACTGTTGCCGTGCCGCTGTGGGGGATTTCCGCCGCCGCCACCACTTACAGCCTTCCTGAGAGCTTTTTTCATGGCTGCTTGCACTCCAGCGAGCCTACTGAGTGCACAGTTGTGCCACGgtccctccctgggcaaaccgggaaatctaaaagagcaaatttctacacGGCCATCGAGAGTATTCCTTCGGGATGTCTTTCCGGCCGTGTGCTTCTGGATGTGGAAGCTTTCTCACCTCCCTCGATGGCCATGATTACTGCCTTACATGTCTGGGCCGaaaacacgctgaggcagcgctCGTGGATGGCTTATGTGCCCACTGTGAGCCCATGACCATGGCTACGTTGAGGTCCTGCCTTTCGTTCGAGAAACGGCTGCCCTTGCCGTCTACCCGGGCCAGTTCGGCGACCTTACGGTGACGGTCCGGAATGCTCCGCCAGGAAAACCCCCACAGACTTCCGAGTCACCACGTAGTCCTGTGGTGTTGCCGAAGCAGACCGCTCCCCCACCCAGCGGGCCTAGCATCTCCTTCGGTGCACCCGAGGATGACAGAATGTCTATCGCTGCATCAGAGGGGGAGCTATTGGCAGCAGAGGCGGACTACTCGGCTGGACAGCACCCGTCTGCGATTGTTGCCCCGGCGGAcgccgaactgtcggctatgcttctctTGGCCGCCAAGGGGATCGGGCTGGAGGTGCCTAAAGCGCCCTCACCCGATCCTTCAAGGCTGGACGATTGGTTTCTGGGGGGCGTGTGCCGCAGCAACGCCGCGTCCCCCTCTAGTACCTTTCTTCCCGGAGGAAGGACCTCCTTTCTCAAGGGATGGGCACTATTTGACACCCTCGTCCCGATCTgtggaacctgcacgtctggcttCTGGACGGGACGCGGTagacctcactggccttccccaggccgtgattATCACTCAGGCTagagccccctctacgaggcaggcctACGCTCTGAGATGGGGTCTGTTcattgactggtgttcctctcggaGAGAGGACCCTCAGAGATGTCCGATTGGAgtggtgctttccttcctgcaagagaagttggagcgcaggctgtccccttcgactcttaAAGTGTACGCTGCTGCGATAGCATTCGatctgt encodes the following:
- the rabgef1l gene encoding RAB guanine nucleotide exchange factor (GEF) 1, like, whose translation is MNSQVARRGISVQQSDLMCKRGCGFYGNAVWQGLCSKCWREENQCTRTKQIEDDRALAERLQREEEAAYASSREEARSQTASSKTQSVPMVKRLFTSAPKTLASRDAGAPKTAVSQSTSLSRQPSAERDHVTQHFIDFLKTFQRPGYDIFKQCHAFVENIAHKKVAVGGEDLSDSVQDFYQNMSEYLQTNLKGSPDVIETVMDEVERYVMGRLYEQLFCPDNTDDEKKDLAIQKRIRSLHWVSIEILCVPVDEQIPKVSDSVERAITDLIDLDSKKVPKAKLACVTRCSKHIMTAIQGSKKAAASADDFLPTLVYIVLKANPPRLHSNIQYITRYCNPSRLMSGEDGYYFTNLCCAVAFIEKLDAQSLNLSHEDFELYMSGSASPSGPKATSSGHSSQNGFREDQRTDLLSGPGVRQERKAKEADLIEWRDGQELSVLGILEGPPVRTQTSTTFTIDSDNVGGDSLPPPLQPQKFAG